From a single Accipiter gentilis chromosome 10, bAccGen1.1, whole genome shotgun sequence genomic region:
- the DNAJA4 gene encoding dnaJ homolog subfamily A member 4 isoform X4 — MQVLVQQIGPGMVQQIQTVCPECKGQGERINPKDRCDNCNGCKVVREKKIIEVHVDKGMKDGQKIVFHGEGDQEPDLEPGDVIIVLDQKDHSVFQRRGHDLITKMRIQLSEALCGFRKTIETLDNRVLVISSRPGEVIKHGDLKCIYNEGMPVYKSPMDKGSLIIQFLVQFPEHYWLPREKLCLLEALLPPREDVMITDEMDQVDLEDFDPSEQTYRNSGGEAYEEDEEGPRTGVQCQTS; from the exons ATGCAAGTTCTAGTTCAGCAGATTGGACCTGGAATGGTACAACAAATCCAAACTGTGTGTCCAGAATGCAAAGGCCAAGGTGAAAGAATAAATCCGAAGGACAGGTGTGACAACTGCAATGGCTGTAAGgttgtaagagaaaaaaagatcataGAAGTTCATGTTGATAAAG GTATGAAAGATGGTCAGAAGATTGTATTTCATGGAGAAGGTGACCAGGAGCCTGATCTGGAGCCTGGTGATGTTATAATTGTGCTTGATCAAAAGGATCACAGTGTCTTTCAGAGGCGAGGGCATGACTTAATCACAAAAATGAGAATTCAACTCTCGGAGGCTTTATGTGGTTTCAGAAAGACCATTGAAACTCTGGATAACAGAGTTCTTGTCATATCATCTAGGCCAG GTGAAGTCATAAAACATGGTGACCTAAAGTGTATCTACAATGAAGGGATGCCTGTCTACAAATCTCCAATGGACAAAGGCAGCTTAATTATACAGTTTTTG GTCCAGTTCCCAGAGCACTACTGGCTTCCAAGAGAGAAACTATGTCTGCTAGAGGCTCTGCTTCCTCCACGAGAAGATGTTATGATTACAGATGAGATGGATCAGGTAGACCTTGAAGATTTTGATCCAAGTGAGCAAACCTACCGTAACAGTGGGGGAGAAGCATATGAAGAAGATGAGGAGGGTCCAAGAACAGGAGTACAATGTCAGACATCTTAA
- the DNAJA4 gene encoding dnaJ homolog subfamily A member 4 isoform X3 — MDLSEFKLISQAYEVLSDPKKRDLYDQGGEQAIKEGGLSGGSFSSPMDIFDMFFGGGGRMNRERRGKNVVHQLGVSLEDLYNGITRKLALQKNVICGKCEGYGGKRGAIEKCPVCKGRGMQVLVQQIGPGMVQQIQTVCPECKGQGERINPKDRCDNCNGCKVVREKKIIEVHVDKGMKDGQKIVFHGEGDQEPDLEPGDVIIVLDQKDHSVFQRRGHDLITKMRIQLSEALCGFRKTIETLDNRVLVISSRPGEVIKHGDLKCIYNEGMPVYKSPMDKGSLIIQFLVQFPEHYWLPREKLCLLEALLPPREDVMITDEMDQVDLEDFDPSEQTYRNSGGEAYEEDEEGPRTGVQCQTS; from the exons ATGGATCTGTCAGAG tttaaaCTCATATCCCAGGCATATGAAGTTCTGTCGGACCCAAAGAAAAGGGACCTCTATGACCAGGGTGGGGAGCAGGCTATTAAAGAAGGAGGCCTGAGTGGCGGCAGCTTCTCTTCACCCATGGACATCTTTGACATGTTCTTTGGTGGTGGAGGCCGAATGAATAGAGAGAGAAGAG gcaaaaatgtTGTGCACCAGTTAGGTGTATCTCTTGAAGACTTATATAATGGTATTACAAGGAAACTGGCACTGCAAAAGAATGTTATTTGTGGAAAgtgtgaag GTTATGGTGGAAAGAGAGGGGCAATAGAGAAGTGCCCTGTGTGTAAAGGAAGAGGAATGCAAGTTCTAGTTCAGCAGATTGGACCTGGAATGGTACAACAAATCCAAACTGTGTGTCCAGAATGCAAAGGCCAAGGTGAAAGAATAAATCCGAAGGACAGGTGTGACAACTGCAATGGCTGTAAGgttgtaagagaaaaaaagatcataGAAGTTCATGTTGATAAAG GTATGAAAGATGGTCAGAAGATTGTATTTCATGGAGAAGGTGACCAGGAGCCTGATCTGGAGCCTGGTGATGTTATAATTGTGCTTGATCAAAAGGATCACAGTGTCTTTCAGAGGCGAGGGCATGACTTAATCACAAAAATGAGAATTCAACTCTCGGAGGCTTTATGTGGTTTCAGAAAGACCATTGAAACTCTGGATAACAGAGTTCTTGTCATATCATCTAGGCCAG GTGAAGTCATAAAACATGGTGACCTAAAGTGTATCTACAATGAAGGGATGCCTGTCTACAAATCTCCAATGGACAAAGGCAGCTTAATTATACAGTTTTTG GTCCAGTTCCCAGAGCACTACTGGCTTCCAAGAGAGAAACTATGTCTGCTAGAGGCTCTGCTTCCTCCACGAGAAGATGTTATGATTACAGATGAGATGGATCAGGTAGACCTTGAAGATTTTGATCCAAGTGAGCAAACCTACCGTAACAGTGGGGGAGAAGCATATGAAGAAGATGAGGAGGGTCCAAGAACAGGAGTACAATGTCAGACATCTTAA
- the SKIC8 gene encoding SKI8 subunit of superkiller complex protein — protein MTTQYGILFKQEQAHDDAIWSVAWGKNKKDGSETVISGSLDDLVKVWKWNDEKLDLQWTLEGHQLGVVSVDISHTGSIAASSSLDAHIRLWDLETGKQIKSIDAGPVDAWSLAFSPDSQYLATGSHVGKVNIFGVETGKKEYSLDTRGKFILSIAYSPDGKYLASGAIDGIINIFDIATGKLLHTLEGHAMPIRSLTFSPDSQLLVTASDDGYIKIYDVQHANLAGTLSGHGSWVLNVAFCPDDTHFVSSSSDKSVKVWDAGTRTCVHTFLDHQDQVWGVKYNGSGSKIVSVGDDQEIHIYDCPV, from the exons ATGACCACACAG tacggTATTCTCTTCAAGCAAGAGCAAG CTCACGATGATGCCATTTGGTCAGttgcctggggaaaaaataaaaaagatggttCTGAAACAGTGATCTCTGGTTCTCTGGATGACCTAGTGAAAGTCTGGAAGTG GAATGATGAAAAATTGGATCTACAGTGGACTTTGGAGGGTCACCAGCTGGGCGTGGTATCTGTGGATATCAGCCACACGGGCTCCATTGCAGCATCCAGCTCCCTGGATGCCCATATTCGCCTTTGGGATTTAGAAACCGGCAAACAAATCAAGTCAATAGATGCTGGTCCTG ttGATGCTTGGTCCCTGGCTTTTTCACCTGATTCCCAGTACCTTGCAACAGGAAGTCATGTgggaaaagtaaatatttttggtGTTGAAACCGGAAAGAAAGAATATTCTCTGGACACCAGAGGAAAGTTCATCCTTAGCATTGCATAT AGTCCAGATGGAAAATACTTAGCCAGTGGAGCGATAGATGGCATTATCAATATTTTTGATATTGCAACTGGAAAACTTCTGCATACACTAGAAG GTCATGCGATGCCTATTCGTTCACTGACATTTTCTCCAGATTCTCAGTTACTTGTAACTGCTTCAGATGACGGCTATATCAAAATCTACGATGT gcaACATGCAAACTTGGCTGGCACGTTAAGTGGTCATGGATCCTGGGTATTAAATGTAGCATTTTGTCCTGATGATACCCATTTTGTTTCCAG ttcatctGATAAAAGTGTAAAAGTTTGGGATGCTGGAACGAGAACCTGTGTTCACACTTTCTTGGACCACCAAGATCAG GTTTGGGGAGTGAAGTACAATGGAAGTGGGTCCAAAATTGTATCTGTTGGAGATGATCAAGAAATTCATATTTATGACTGTCCCGTTTAA
- the DNAJA4 gene encoding dnaJ homolog subfamily A member 4 isoform X1, whose product MVKETEYYDILQVKPNASSEEIKRAYRKLALKYHPDKNPSEGERFKLISQAYEVLSDPKKRDLYDQGGEQAIKEGGLSGGSFSSPMDIFDMFFGGGGRMNRERRGKNVVHQLGVSLEDLYNGITRKLALQKNVICGKCEGYGGKRGAIEKCPVCKGRGMQVLVQQIGPGMVQQIQTVCPECKGQGERINPKDRCDNCNGCKVVREKKIIEVHVDKGMKDGQKIVFHGEGDQEPDLEPGDVIIVLDQKDHSVFQRRGHDLITKMRIQLSEALCGFRKTIETLDNRVLVISSRPGEVIKHGDLKCIYNEGMPVYKSPMDKGSLIIQFLVQFPEHYWLPREKLCLLEALLPPREDVMITDEMDQVDLEDFDPSEQTYRNSGGEAYEEDEEGPRTGVQCQTS is encoded by the exons ATGGTGAAGGAGACGGAGTACTACGACATCTTGCAGGTGAAACCTAATGCCTCCTCTGAGGAGATCAAGCGCGCCTATCGCAAGCTGGCGCTGAAGTACCACCCGGACAAGAACCCCAGCGAGGGCGAGCGG tttaaaCTCATATCCCAGGCATATGAAGTTCTGTCGGACCCAAAGAAAAGGGACCTCTATGACCAGGGTGGGGAGCAGGCTATTAAAGAAGGAGGCCTGAGTGGCGGCAGCTTCTCTTCACCCATGGACATCTTTGACATGTTCTTTGGTGGTGGAGGCCGAATGAATAGAGAGAGAAGAG gcaaaaatgtTGTGCACCAGTTAGGTGTATCTCTTGAAGACTTATATAATGGTATTACAAGGAAACTGGCACTGCAAAAGAATGTTATTTGTGGAAAgtgtgaag GTTATGGTGGAAAGAGAGGGGCAATAGAGAAGTGCCCTGTGTGTAAAGGAAGAGGAATGCAAGTTCTAGTTCAGCAGATTGGACCTGGAATGGTACAACAAATCCAAACTGTGTGTCCAGAATGCAAAGGCCAAGGTGAAAGAATAAATCCGAAGGACAGGTGTGACAACTGCAATGGCTGTAAGgttgtaagagaaaaaaagatcataGAAGTTCATGTTGATAAAG GTATGAAAGATGGTCAGAAGATTGTATTTCATGGAGAAGGTGACCAGGAGCCTGATCTGGAGCCTGGTGATGTTATAATTGTGCTTGATCAAAAGGATCACAGTGTCTTTCAGAGGCGAGGGCATGACTTAATCACAAAAATGAGAATTCAACTCTCGGAGGCTTTATGTGGTTTCAGAAAGACCATTGAAACTCTGGATAACAGAGTTCTTGTCATATCATCTAGGCCAG GTGAAGTCATAAAACATGGTGACCTAAAGTGTATCTACAATGAAGGGATGCCTGTCTACAAATCTCCAATGGACAAAGGCAGCTTAATTATACAGTTTTTG GTCCAGTTCCCAGAGCACTACTGGCTTCCAAGAGAGAAACTATGTCTGCTAGAGGCTCTGCTTCCTCCACGAGAAGATGTTATGATTACAGATGAGATGGATCAGGTAGACCTTGAAGATTTTGATCCAAGTGAGCAAACCTACCGTAACAGTGGGGGAGAAGCATATGAAGAAGATGAGGAGGGTCCAAGAACAGGAGTACAATGTCAGACATCTTAA
- the DNAJA4 gene encoding dnaJ homolog subfamily A member 4 isoform X2 → MLMQMFKFKLISQAYEVLSDPKKRDLYDQGGEQAIKEGGLSGGSFSSPMDIFDMFFGGGGRMNRERRGKNVVHQLGVSLEDLYNGITRKLALQKNVICGKCEGYGGKRGAIEKCPVCKGRGMQVLVQQIGPGMVQQIQTVCPECKGQGERINPKDRCDNCNGCKVVREKKIIEVHVDKGMKDGQKIVFHGEGDQEPDLEPGDVIIVLDQKDHSVFQRRGHDLITKMRIQLSEALCGFRKTIETLDNRVLVISSRPGEVIKHGDLKCIYNEGMPVYKSPMDKGSLIIQFLVQFPEHYWLPREKLCLLEALLPPREDVMITDEMDQVDLEDFDPSEQTYRNSGGEAYEEDEEGPRTGVQCQTS, encoded by the exons ATGCTAATGCAGATGTTCAAG tttaaaCTCATATCCCAGGCATATGAAGTTCTGTCGGACCCAAAGAAAAGGGACCTCTATGACCAGGGTGGGGAGCAGGCTATTAAAGAAGGAGGCCTGAGTGGCGGCAGCTTCTCTTCACCCATGGACATCTTTGACATGTTCTTTGGTGGTGGAGGCCGAATGAATAGAGAGAGAAGAG gcaaaaatgtTGTGCACCAGTTAGGTGTATCTCTTGAAGACTTATATAATGGTATTACAAGGAAACTGGCACTGCAAAAGAATGTTATTTGTGGAAAgtgtgaag GTTATGGTGGAAAGAGAGGGGCAATAGAGAAGTGCCCTGTGTGTAAAGGAAGAGGAATGCAAGTTCTAGTTCAGCAGATTGGACCTGGAATGGTACAACAAATCCAAACTGTGTGTCCAGAATGCAAAGGCCAAGGTGAAAGAATAAATCCGAAGGACAGGTGTGACAACTGCAATGGCTGTAAGgttgtaagagaaaaaaagatcataGAAGTTCATGTTGATAAAG GTATGAAAGATGGTCAGAAGATTGTATTTCATGGAGAAGGTGACCAGGAGCCTGATCTGGAGCCTGGTGATGTTATAATTGTGCTTGATCAAAAGGATCACAGTGTCTTTCAGAGGCGAGGGCATGACTTAATCACAAAAATGAGAATTCAACTCTCGGAGGCTTTATGTGGTTTCAGAAAGACCATTGAAACTCTGGATAACAGAGTTCTTGTCATATCATCTAGGCCAG GTGAAGTCATAAAACATGGTGACCTAAAGTGTATCTACAATGAAGGGATGCCTGTCTACAAATCTCCAATGGACAAAGGCAGCTTAATTATACAGTTTTTG GTCCAGTTCCCAGAGCACTACTGGCTTCCAAGAGAGAAACTATGTCTGCTAGAGGCTCTGCTTCCTCCACGAGAAGATGTTATGATTACAGATGAGATGGATCAGGTAGACCTTGAAGATTTTGATCCAAGTGAGCAAACCTACCGTAACAGTGGGGGAGAAGCATATGAAGAAGATGAGGAGGGTCCAAGAACAGGAGTACAATGTCAGACATCTTAA